The stretch of DNA TCCATGTTACCAAAATGATCGACCTCTCCCTAACGACTGGTGTGTTTCCAAAtgcttttaaaaatgcctttactgAGCCATTACAGGCTTAGACCCAACTGACCTCTGCTACTATAGGTCTATTTCCAAGCTTACGTTTCTTTCTAAGATTCTTGAGAAGGTGGTCTATGAACAACTGTCTACTTTCTTGAACCATAGTAGCATCCTTGAGCCATTTCAGTCAGTTTTCCATAAATACAATTCTACGGAAACAGCTTTACTGAAAGTGTCCAGTGACATTATGATGGTTGCCGATTGCGGAAAATGCATTGTTCTGGCTCTCTTGGATCTCTCTTCAGCCTTCAATACAGTTGATCATCAGTTTCTCCGATGAGACTGAAGGATCAAATAGGACTGTCAGGGACAGTTTTTCAGTGGTTCTTTTATTTATCAGAAAGTAGTTTCAGTGTTACAGCAAACCAAATGAGGTCAGAAGCGGCAGATTTGTTGCGTGGAGTGCCCCGGGGCTCTGTCCTGGGTCCAGTTCTATTCTTGCTGTATTTGACCCCTTTGGGTAAGATCATTAAAAAGGTTCAGTGACATTTCTTTCCACCTATTTGCAAATGGCATTATATTGTTCTTTTAGCAGTCTGAGCTGAGCAAATTAAATTCATCGCTCCATTGTTTAGTGGAGTTACAGAATTGGCTTACTTAAAAGCTGCAGCTAAATGCTAACAATACAGAAACTCTGGTTGTTGTCCCTGTTGATTCTATCCTGGGGATTAAACAGTTCCTGGGTGATTTAGGACAGTTCTGTGAAGCCCAGCCTTAGAAACTTAGGGGTCAGCTTCGACAGTGAAAAGTCATTTGTGCAGCACTGTAAGCGGCTAACGGTAAACTGCTTTTTGCAACTCAGGAATATCTCTAAATTTAAAACCATGGTGTCAAGAAAGGATTTGGAGCTCCTCAATCATGCTTTTGTTTCATACCTGAATGCTGGGATGGGGCTCACGGATATCCGGATGGGCTACTAGCCACACTGGAGATGCTATTCGAGTACCAAGCCTCCAAATACTCTACCTCCAGATCCCACATGGCTCTATTCACCTCACTTCTCTCGCACCCAGGCGTGGGCCGCTGCCTTGTACTTCACCAAATCACCAGCCTGTAATGACTATCTGGCCCTTGTCTCAGAAAtcaggaagaccttcgttccCCACAGTAGTGAGGTTGGTGCAAAGACCCAACTACTGAAGCTCCAACAGCGGGAGCGCTCATTCTGCCAGTACACGTCCAAGTTCAGAACCCTGGCAGCTAAAGTGAAATGGAGACGCCACTCTAAGATTGGTTTTCATGGAGAGACTGGCACCATagatgtgcagcactttggtcgtctgccatgccatttttaaagaacaagtcaccccaaataaacatttttttgctgataaactaaataaacgagtatcgtatcgtgctgcagacacatgtagtcaataatttggtacttcagtgcatcttagttaaaatttaaatattctgcctaaaactggcagtgttgtgccgttgtcaggtaaaaactctgcactgtattttaatttaaatctgccaccgctattggctaagaggtatgctatgatgtaaactggaacattatgatgtcacaatgctgtcgtgagcctgtgtgtgtgtgtatttgttagcagctccgccttcctggtctgccagacaacagcatttgttgcatttttcaaacatgaagtgagagtggagtttgactctggtaggggttgacttgctctttaaatatgctttataaataaagttggtatggtgtgGGAGGAAATGGTGGGATGCGAGGCCCTCTCAACCCTGGACAAAGCCATATAGATCTAGCTCTACAGAACGATGAGCGAGTCCTGCTACGACATTGATGCAATGCCTGGATTAAGGCATGGGCTGCCATCACTAGGACTAATGCCCAGTACGCTCAGCAATACCCCCAACGTCACCATCCTGGGCCAATCTACCACCCCTGACAAGGACTGGCTTTCTACCACTCACCTCCGCCTTCTGGCCAGTTCCAGGAAATTGGCATCCCGCTTCCTTGGTCCCTACTCCTTCAAACACGTCTTCAACCCCATCATGTCGTCTGCGCCTGCTAGCTACCATCCGAATCCATCAGGTGTTCCACGTCTCACAGTACAAGCCCCAAGACACCTCACCTCTCGTGGCTTATGcctgtgaaaggtgctatacaaatgaagctcactcacacacaccacgcactcgcacacacacacattacctaATACATTGTAAATGTTCTGAGAGGCATCCAGGCCATCCACAGAAATTAACCTCTCAACAGGAGAGTCTTCACAAAGCATGgattgaatggatttgttaggaaaataaacattttgtgTGTGCAAATTAACAAATCTTGTTTGTAACCAATGGCCCAtatttgtgggagtattttgtagaatggtatctcatagaaatgttgattctgaaaagTTTTCTGACAAACGTAGTggggtgtatgtatgtgtatatatgcaagtatgtatgtgtgtgtgtatatatatatatatatatatatatatatatatgtacacacacacacacacacacacgcacacacacacacacacacacacacacacacacacacacacacacacacacacacacacacacacacacacacacattttttcaaCGGACCTGTTTTAACATAAATTTACAGGGTAATATACATTATATTGTAACAGCTGAAAACTCAGCACAAATATATCACTGTCACATTCAACAGCAACATATATATGATTATATAAACCATATATAATCATATACTGATATATAATTGTCATATATGCATGTGAAACAGTTAATCACATCTCAGGCTTTTCAAATAATACCCAGAGAAGCAATTGTATATCATTACGTAAAAGCTTTACAAGTTCTCCCCCTTGAAAGAGTGACAGGCGACAGCCAAAAAGCCACAACCTGCGGATTATTTGAGGTCACAGAACAAGTTATTTGCATATTCCACAAATCTATTGCAACACATTACTGTCTATGAAGAGTACAGCCAGTGTCCAAATGGGAGGAGCTGCTGTTAGCTGGATTCACAGATAAACTCACTGAACAGAACGATACAACAATGGGTGGTCTGGTTATAGTGAGGTGTTTTCAGATGGTGTACTATGATGGTGAACAACAGGACTACAACACACAATACTAAAGGTACGCCTTAGAGGACAACCCAGATCAAGACTGTAAAGATGAACCCCTTCTTCGTTATACACTACACACAGATTACTCCCTTTTCTCCCAGGAGCTGCCATCGTGTCCTGCTGCGGATGTGTTTGTATGTTCTCCACAGATCAGCAGTGTTATTGTGACACTCCATGATCAGGAATAATGGAATGTGTCATggctgacagaacagcaggtaacACTCTACTGATTGAAAGGGGGAGGGGGGTTCCtttagccctttgatgcatgaattatgaaatcttcaaccatgatttttttaaccctcccactgtcctaatgggcgtgaccccgtgaggaaagttgaccattgagcagggttatcccttgggtccatgtggcaggggtgaggagtgaacaccacctcacccctgccacatggacctcacaagggataaaccatcaatcctgatcaatggtcaactttcctcgcggggtcacacccattaggacagtgggagggttaaacaatttttatcattcatctttaggtgtgaatgaaacaaatttcaacaaatatcttttgtaacatttaatttacaaaaaaattattacatgtccacctctgtggacagtgtgcattctgaacatgaaatatgttggcttgacttactgaagtccaaatggagaggctcaaatgcaataatgtcttcaacagctgtgcttaatagcaaaaaaaaaaaactattttgagtacctgtccactgtagtgaccattatgcatcaaagggttaatttctTTAAAGTTCTGATGTACTATCAGGACCTGTAGGGAGAGTAGTCCCAAACCTCAGCCATCTTCAGAGAAGAGCTCTGAGCCCCAGTGGGCCCCGTCTCTCACTCGAGtgaccccccaaacacacacactgcaaagACACTGCACAAGGCTGGAACAAGATACACAGAAAGATCCTTTTTCACAATGAGAAAACAAAGATCTGTAATAACTGCACTAGTAAGACACAACATGTATCCAATAGCTGACTTCCAGATGGAAGGCCATGTGATGTGCAGTTAGGTTTGAGAAGTTTCCATGGTCTTTGCCCTGTACTGACAAGCCTTGTTATTCAAAAGCCCATACTTCTATATCTTGCACATAGAAATCCTCCTTTTTTGAAAGCATGGGGTTTCCAAATGTTTTACATGAGTGGCTTCGACCATGATAAAGGTCTCCATCCAGCCAAAGGCCAAACTCACCGCTGGAAGAGAGGAAACAGAATTTAGATTAGACACAAATTAGGGAATTAGGTCCTCTTGAACTATAGTTTGTTCACGTGATCCCATAATGTGTGTATTTTTACTCACCTTCCTCCACCAAAAGCTAAGGAGTCCATATCTCCTTTAATGAAAAACATGTTGTCGCCTGTCCATTTGAACACCTGTGGAGAACAAAAAATAACTCTCCTGCATTGCTGTCACCGTCGTAGTCAGCTCGGCAGTAGCCTGTTTAATAGACACGATATCTGTCGCGACATTCTGGAGCATTTCACTCATTTTCGATATTTCTGCAAAAAGTCTTTCCAGGCTGACTGTCGCAGTCGTGGATGCTGGGTTTTCTCCCGTATCGCTGTCGTCTTCGTGGACCTGGCCTTCCGGGTACACGCTCGTGACGAGCTTTTAAAATATTTCGACAACGTCGACATAGCTTTGTAATCTTTTCAGACTAAATATCAAACATACTCAGACTCAGTACTCCCAAGGAACAATATTCCACCAGTATAGTTGCGTGTTTCAGCTAAAATCCTGTTAGTAGCATGTGCGGGGAACAGAGCTCCCTAGCTTGCGGCCATCTTGGAAGCTCTACCCGCGTGACtccaagttttgctttttgaacaaaatcagctgtgaCAGCAAACTGGAGAGCTGCAGCACTCTGTGAGCTTTTCTCAGCTGGACCTCAGATCATCCGAGACTGCGCGGGGACTGTGAAGGACTTCTATGATGGACTGCACAGTTAACTGATTTCCTTAGCGGTGAATACGTCACACCGTTCgtagctctgattggtcctagtgctgtctaAATGCGTGAGGAGACAACCACAGGTTCTACCCCACAACAATGGGTCATAatcagactatatatttacatgtTGCAAGGCTAGATCCATGTATCATAAACTCAAATAATCTTGTTGTCATTTATTCTTGAAAAACAGTGTTGTGGAGAAATATGAACAGTGCTTTACCTCAAACTCAGGATTGAACGTGAAGAGGAAGGTTTCTCCCGTGCCATAGAAGCCATCACTGACTTTAAAGGGCTCAGAAGCCAGAGCACCAAACACCTGTAGACACAAACAGAGAGGGCAATAAGGAAAGCTGATGCTGGAGGCTGATCAGCATTTCGGTTTTCTAAAACCTGGCCGTCGCTGTCCTTAATAACAAGGAGGATGGGGGTGTCCTGGCCCTGCATGGCTCTATACAGAGTCTTAATGCTCATGCCATGCTTTGATGTGCCAAAGGCTAGTGTCCAGGGATATCCAATAGTCCGTGGTGGAAGATGTCCCGCAAGCTgttgagagagaaaaaaaaaagaataaattgaAACTCGGAAAGGCCACAGTCTGCATTGCTCCATTACATCTGCAGTGACATTTTAACATGGTCTAATgttaaaccctcccactgtcttaccgggtgacccctccaggaaaggtTACCATTGAGCTGGGTTGACGGTttttcccttgaggtccacgtggaagGGGTgacgagtgagcaccacctcacccctgccacgtggaggggtgggagggttaaataacaTTAAGTGACCTTGAAACGTAGAGACTGGCCCCAAGAGAAGGAGGCCCAGACCTTCCTAAGAGTGGCTTACCCTACTGCACACAGACTGGAGAATTCATTCTATTTGACAGACAGAGATGCAGACATATAcaatacaattcaattcaaagaaactttattaatcccagagggaaatttaacagacagacagaaagacacacacacacctcattaactcattcactgccattgacaactaaagtcgccattttagatccaaccgttcactgccaatgacgactaaagtcgtcatttgcattttttttttactgtttgagcattggaacgagcccccgcgctgagagaacaaacatctcagccctgaagccgatcttcatccgcatatgtcacagatcacatgatcaggaagcagaccatccatgtgtttggagatcgttttgggccgttcctgtaaaaaaagtgaggcgcgaaccggaaaagcgtctgccgatcacaatttgacaacggattatgaaagaacagataacgctcgaaacacacggcttcttcctgatgtaagaggcgagtctcctctttgtttaggttgttttggcatcgacatcatgctagcgcgcaacgttctgtgactcttaaaaaacagtaaaaacggtgagaaacgctggcagcgaaggctgttagcgatcaggaaacggctggcagtgaatgagttaaaagtaaGTGGCAATGTTTTGTTCACTCTGCTGTGACTCATCAGTCCCTTTGCTGTTTTATCATCGGCTAAGCCAGGGGGCAGTTCCAGCCCATTTGTCGAACACACTCTTTTAACACggcccccacacacacatacacacactaatcTACCCTGCCCCACCCCAACCGCAAGACTGTGCTTGAGCGGGGGTGCtcggtagagctgaggaaaataatctaataattgATGCAttaagatgcggacataaacaATTATGAATTTTTGAAGAAACACACCATACTTGATTGTAGCAGCTAGCTGCTAGCATTAGTCACtagcttgctccgtctctaagcagtaattacatgtattctcacatgTCTGCTCAAACAGggaacctctgggtcaatgttcagctctaaactttgcatttggctttgtGGTTTGTATTATTTGGAGACATTTGTGTGTTTAGCGAGCGTTTAAACCATGGCTGCCGCTGACTGGAGCTTTGTTTACGCAAAACACCTCCCCCACATAGTTATTGAGAAACATCTACGGAGAGCAGTGAGGCTCATATATCGGGAAGTGTAATCCTGACTAGAGGATGCATGAGATTGGGATGCATCATGAATTTAGCTGAACATAATAGATTGTTTCTTTTgacaagaaataattactggACGATGTGCTCCTGGGACATTGGGAAAAGTATCTCAAGCTCTCAACTgtgatatgagagagagagagagagagacttattCTTATACAACTTatctaaaaaacaaaataaaaaaattaagaagCATATCtatataaaaataacaataatacagaGAACAAATAGATTTAACATACTCAACAATAAAATTCTTGTATCATTCTATTTAATCCAgctcatcatcataattatccaATAGATGTTTTTAGTAGCTCTTCTTAAATTGATTTACCTTTACGCATTTTTTCAAATCTTCACTTAAATTGTTCTATAATACAACCCCACATAGTGTTGTACACATACTCCTCTTTGTTGTCCGAACTCTGTTTTTTGAAGTTTAATACCCCTCTTAAATTGTACCCATCGTCTTTATCATTAAACATTTTCTGTATATTACATGGAAGTAATTAATTGCTTGCCTTAAACACGATTACTGCAGTTTTAAACTTTATCAGATCAATACATTTTAACACTTGTAATTCTAAAAACAGTTTTGTTGTTTGTTCCCTATATCCCACATTATATACTATCCTTATTGCTCGTTTTTGCAGTATGGATAATGATTgcatttttcatcgctaattgaggagaataagaataatctaaaatttcttttcagtacagttgccaaacttgcaCAGAATCAtacctctgaaccatctattcccttagccctcagcagtaacatctttatgggatttttcacaagtaaaataaattatattagaaacaaaatcattagtatcctccctaatgcgatttcttcttcctcagtaagtgaggcagcatcagaggtaactgtagaacctcat from Nothobranchius furzeri strain GRZ-AD chromosome 5, NfurGRZ-RIMD1, whole genome shotgun sequence encodes:
- the oxr1a gene encoding oxidation resistance protein 1a isoform X4, which translates into the protein MMNPETGSGKQQTQRHSQRRSGHLYVFFKQWSPDMYGEGVRGMGQELGFRVVKKNVLSETSDNEPITEFNVKEWEVVSLTEYHRRIDALNSEDLRSLCKRLQITTKDEVNLKHGTSTKAELEPETFKPNLREPSELLEVNQIEKLAGHLPPRTIGYPWTLAFGTSKHGMSIKTLYRAMQGQDTPILLVIKDSDGQVFGALASEPFKVSDGFYGTGETFLFTFNPEFEVFKWTGDNMFFIKGDMDSLAFGGGSGEFGLWLDGDLYHGRSHSCKTFGNPMLSKKEDFYVQDIEVWAFE